In Sandaracinaceae bacterium, one DNA window encodes the following:
- a CDS encoding NAD(P)-binding domain-containing protein, whose protein sequence is MSCVGIVGGGSFGVGLGVAIARNGGEALLWSRTKRDAPEGVTATSDLAALSECELIFVCVPSMHVPAVAPELGAHLDGRHLLVHVSRGLIGDELQTVSRHLSANTPARRVGCLAGPLNPRVLTEAIPGGGVVGTRFPEVAEAVREAIGAPEVRLYDTDDVVGVEVASAMVGLLALAAGFCLESKISPAAMAVMMNRGLHEAARVGERLGADASTFHGMAGAGDLFAAVGGDERAEVRLGRAIARNVDLEEAGREAGAYIEGISIARRVSAFAERIGMETPIASAMASVLDGHAEVEVALRALMLR, encoded by the coding sequence CTCCTCTGGAGCCGCACGAAGCGAGATGCGCCCGAGGGCGTGACCGCGACGAGCGATCTCGCGGCGCTCTCGGAGTGCGAGCTCATCTTCGTCTGCGTGCCCTCGATGCACGTGCCCGCGGTCGCCCCGGAGCTCGGCGCGCACCTCGACGGTCGCCACCTGCTCGTGCACGTCAGCCGCGGCCTCATCGGGGACGAGCTGCAGACGGTGAGCCGTCACCTCTCGGCCAACACGCCGGCTCGCCGCGTCGGTTGCCTCGCCGGCCCGCTCAACCCGCGCGTGCTCACCGAGGCGATCCCAGGCGGCGGCGTGGTCGGCACCCGCTTCCCCGAGGTGGCCGAGGCGGTGCGCGAGGCGATCGGGGCCCCGGAGGTCCGGCTCTACGACACCGACGACGTGGTCGGGGTGGAGGTGGCCTCGGCGATGGTCGGTCTGCTCGCGCTCGCGGCGGGGTTCTGCCTCGAGTCGAAGATCAGCCCGGCGGCGATGGCGGTGATGATGAACCGCGGCCTCCACGAGGCGGCGCGGGTCGGAGAGCGGCTCGGCGCCGACGCCTCGACCTTCCACGGCATGGCCGGCGCGGGAGATCTCTTCGCGGCGGTGGGCGGCGACGAGCGGGCCGAGGTGCGGCTCGGTCGGGCCATCGCGCGGAACGTCGACCTCGAGGAGGCGGGCCGCGAGGCGGGCGCCTACATCGAAGGCATCTCCATCGCGCGGCGCGTGAGCGCGTTCGCGGAGCGCATCGGCATGGAGACGCCGATCGCGAGCGCGATGGCGAGCGTGCTCGACGGGCACGCCGAGGTCGAGGTGGCGCTCCGCGCGCTGATGCTGCGATGA